The proteins below come from a single Rosa rugosa chromosome 2, drRosRugo1.1, whole genome shotgun sequence genomic window:
- the LOC133731361 gene encoding putative F-box/FBD/LRR-repeat protein At4g03220, which produces MVSRLQRRKLRSTRKRKQTRKRRCRIADLPDCILEYILSLIPLKDAVETSLVCRDWRPFLLKRRNLVFDFEGYVRRPPQFEKRVDTYLQLYKGDKVDSFTVEFTDPEGGDVLDRWIRFAITKGVEELHLRHHVFDYVFPHWLLSEQVNAGSRVNLKVLSICSIDGILRPPPDFNGFNQLKTLHLIHAIIDPSFTSNLFSVFASLESLTLYRCSLGRYLANTRTDLNIVAGDRLTELRVMDCGPAKIKISAQNLASLEYINNHWTSLSIKTPRLARIYLPDTVHDPLLPHVLTQFATCSELESLCLRMYPETLINFSMPAFGNLRKLKVDICIQYGRPYNDDNLLRFLDFLKAAPVLEELVTALIDLKFTDTTDEREIRNVSGFTHDNLKLVKMKSFHGHWSEIEFAICILKYTTNLKIMEIGPFARSVSGDYFREKVNYPERPRAIMKEKIKEVKTDAQIIFLP; this is translated from the coding sequence ATGGTATCTCGCTTGCAGAGAAGAAAATTAAGAAGTACTCGAAAGAGAAAACAAACGAGGAAGAGAAGATGTCGAATTGCCGATCTGCCGGATTGCATTCTGGAATACATACTTTCATTGATACCTCTAAAAGACGCAGTAGAAACTAGCCTGGTTTGCCGTGATTGGAGGCCCTTTTTACTAAAACGGCGCAATCTGGTATTTGACTTCGAGGGGTATGTTAGGAGGCCGCCACAGTTTGAAAAACGTGTGGATACATATTTGCAGCTGTATAAAGGTGACAAGGTCGACTCTTTCACAGTGGAATTCACTGATCCAGAAGGTGGCGACGTCCTTGATCGATGGATCCGTTTCGCAATTACAAAGGGAGTTGAAGAACTTCATCTTCGACATCACGTTTTTGATTATGTTTTCCCTCACTGGTTACTTTCTGAACAAGTAAACGCAGGCTCAAGAGTTAATCTAAAAGTTCTGTCAATATGTAGCATTGATGGTATTTTACGACCTCCTCCTGATTTTAACGGATTCAATCAGCTAAAGACTCTTCATCTAATTCATGCTATCATCGATCCAAGTTTTACGTCAAATCTCTTTTCTGTCTTTGCGTCCCTCGAAAGCTTGACCTTATATCGCTGCAGCCTTGGTCGATATCTTGCTAATACTAGAACTGATCTGAATATTGTTGCCGGTGATCGTCTAACTGAACTGAGAGTCATGGATTGCGGCCcagccaaaatcaaaatttctgcACAAAATCTTGCCTCCTTGGAATATATTAATAATCATTGGACCTCTCTTTCTATCAAAACTCCGCGTTTAGCAAGAATTTATTTGCCAGACACTGTTCACGATCCATTGTTACCTCATGTTCTAACACAATTTGCGACGTGTTCTGAGCTCGAGTCTCTTTGTCTGCGGATGTACCCGGAAACCCTAATCAATTTCAGCATGCCAGCTTTTGGAAATTTGAGGAAATTGAAGGTGGATATCTGCATCCAATATGGTCGTCCATACAATGATGACAATCTTCTTCGCTTTCTGGATTTTCTCAAGGCTGCACCCGTTTTGGAAGAGCTTGTAACAGCTTTGATTGACCTCAAGTTTACTGACACTACTGATGAACGAGAGATAAGGAATGTTTCTGGATTTACACATGATAACTTGAAATTAGTTAAGATGAAGAGTTTCCACGGTCACTGGTCCGAAATAGAGTTTGCGATTTGTATTCTCAAGTACACAACAAATCTCAAGATAATGGAAATTGGGCCTTTCGCAAGAAGCGTTTCTGGTGACTACTTTCGAGAGAAGGTGAATTATCCAGAACGACCTAGGGCAATTATGAAAGAAAAAATCAAGGAAGTAAAGACCGATGCTCAAATTATATTTCTGCCATAA